AAGGCTTCCTTGAAATGTCTAACGTTAAAATCGTGGAAGAGATGGTGAATATGATCGTGGCTCAAAGAGCTTACGAATCCAATTCCAAGGCCATCCAGACTTCCGATAACATGCTTTCCACAGCGATCGGGTTGAAACGTTAATTAGAATGATACTTCGCTTCCTAACCGTAGCTTCAATATGCGCCGCCTCCTTCGGAGTGCAGCTCGGCGATCTACGCGCTATGGAAGCCGCCTATCTAAGAGGTAAGCTTCTTACCCAAAAGAAGGAAGTACTACTTTCCGAAATCGCGAAACTTCCGGACGGGATAGAGGACAGAGTTATTCTTCGCAATCTGAACGAACCCGTTCTCTTAAGACCCGAAGATCTGAAGGACATTCTTCCCGAGATTTCCGTTTCGGGTAAGGAGACCTTGATTCTTCCCATGAACGGGGAACTGGATCCGGAGGATTTGCAGGAAAGTTTCTCCCAAGAAATCGCCAAGCTTCCCCAGGACAAGGAAGGGGATTTTAGAGTGAAGTATTTGGGAGGAGACAGATCCGTTCCGAATACCGGCGTGGAATTGAAATGGGCAGGACTCCCCCAAGTGTTGCACGCGGGACAGATCGTAGCTTCATTAGATTTTTATTATCAATCTAGAAAGGTCCATACCCAAAGGATCAAATTCAAGGTGGAAAGAAGGACCCAAGCCTTCTTCGCGAAGAAAGAGATCCGAAAGGGGCAGAAACTCCAATACGGAGACATGGAAGAAAGAACCGTATACATGGAAGAATCCTTCACTGACGGTATCGGTAACGAAAGCGTAGGATCCACGGCGCTTAAGGACGTGCAACCGGGAGAACTTCTGAGAAAGAAACAATTCCGTTTTCTATTCGATGTGCAAAGGGGAGGGGACGTGCAAGTCGTCTATACCAAAGGAAATCTCGTGGTAAAAGCCAAGACAAAGGCGCTAAGTTCCGGTAATATCGGAGACTCCATAGAGGTGGCCTCCCACTCCAAGGACGGAAAATTAATCGCAAGAGTTGTGGAGAAGGGGACCGTCCTCTTAGAGAATTAATATGTTACGCAAGGCCTTATTCGTATTCTTTACGACTCTTTCCTTAAGCATGCTAGGGCTTATCGCTCAGGAGCAGTCCCAATGGCAGGATAAGAATCCTTATTCTCGCATGCAGAATCTG
This sequence is a window from Leptospira wolffii serovar Khorat str. Khorat-H2. Protein-coding genes within it:
- the flgA gene encoding flagellar basal body P-ring formation chaperone FlgA, translated to MILRFLTVASICAASFGVQLGDLRAMEAAYLRGKLLTQKKEVLLSEIAKLPDGIEDRVILRNLNEPVLLRPEDLKDILPEISVSGKETLILPMNGELDPEDLQESFSQEIAKLPQDKEGDFRVKYLGGDRSVPNTGVELKWAGLPQVLHAGQIVASLDFYYQSRKVHTQRIKFKVERRTQAFFAKKEIRKGQKLQYGDMEERTVYMEESFTDGIGNESVGSTALKDVQPGELLRKKQFRFLFDVQRGGDVQVVYTKGNLVVKAKTKALSSGNIGDSIEVASHSKDGKLIARVVEKGTVLLEN